Within Sphingobium sp. SCG-1, the genomic segment GTGCCCGCCTTGGAGGGGACGGGTCGCTCGCTAAATCTTGGAAGCGTTGTGCTGAATACTGCCACTTTCGCTCTGCTTATGATCGGTGCGGAATATGCAGCCTCCCGACCGATAGTGACCGCCACAATGTTCGCCGGAGCATTGTCGACCGGTGCGATGCTTTTTGGCCGAGAGGGCCATTCTGAGGCACCCTTGCTCCCGGTCGATCTGCTGCGGATGTCATCATTTCGTGTTTCGGTCATCGCTTCCATATTGTGCTTCGCGGGACAGACCGCCGCCTTGGTCGCCCTCCCATTCCATCTCCAGCATGCGTTCGGACTTTCACCTCTGATGACAGCGCTATACCTGTTGCCATGGCCGCTCACCGTCACATTGGCGGGTCCGCTCGCGGGGAGGTTGGCCAATCATGCATCTACTGCCTGGCTGTGCTTCATCGGTGGCCTCCTGCTCGCGTCCGGTTTGGGCGCAACAGCCATGGTCCCGGGATATTACCAGCCCGCGGCGATTGGTCTTTGCATGATGATCTGCGGATTGGGCTTCGGCCTGTTCAATGTGCCCAACAACCGCAATATGTTCATGTCCGCACCGATCGAGCGCAGCGGCGCGGCGGGCGGCATGCAGGGCGTCGCCAGGCTAACCGGTCAGATAGCAGGCGCGCTCCAGATGACATTCTTGTTTGCATTCGCATCGCTCGCTGTTGCGCCGCGTATAGGTTTGGCCATCGGCGCACTGATGACACTGGCATCAGGGGCGACGAGCATTTTGCGGCTGCAACCAGTTGAATGAAGGTCTGCTTCCAGGAAGCTAGTTGTGGAAGCTGAATGTCTTAGAAGGTCGTGTGCGACTGATCCCCACCATATATTTTCCGTTATGTCTTCACTTATTCAGATCCCAAACCCACGGTCCATGCGTGCCGTTGATTACTTTATCCGGTTGAAGATTATCGTAACAACCAGCATTTTGACCCACCGACTACAGGGTGGAGTATGATTTGCCACGAGTTTCACGCCGCTTCGGGGTGAAACCCTTTGTCGGATGTCTCTTGTCGGCGCCACCGGCCCGAATCAGAAATGGCGGCTTAGCGACAGGCGCCAGTTTCGCGGCTGACCAGGCGTGATCCGGTCGAGGCAGCAGGAATCAGGGAAATAGCGCTCGCCCAGGAGATTATTGACATTCAACTGAACACTCCAGTCGCCAATCGTGTAAGACAGGCCTGCGTCCACAAGGATGTAGGAGGCGAGCCGATATAAGACCGCGTCCGGCACCGCTCCGTTGCGACTGCTGTTGTACACGAAGCCGAGGTTTGCGCCCAGGTTGGCCAGTGGTCCCGAAGGTACGACATAGCGGCCATAAAGACTGACATTGTGGCGGGGAATATTCTGCAGTTCCGTACCAGCCGGAATAGTTTCATCATCCAACACCTTCGCCCTGATATAGGCATAAGCCAAGTTGATCGTCGCGCCGGGCGCTGGATGCCATCGGCCTTCCACCTCGACGCCACGGCTGCGCTGCTTGCCGGTTACGCGGGAGAAATTGGGAAACGCCGGGTCGCTGGTCAGCACATTCGAGCGCTTCAGATCATAAACAGAGATCATTCCGCTCAGCGTGCCGCCATCGGGCGCGAACTTGATACCGCCTTCGATGTTCCGGCCCCGCTCGGGCGGAGCCTGGCCGATGACGCTGGGCGCACCGTTCGTGTCGGTGGCCAGGACGATTTGCGATCCGAATTGGGGCGTGAAGGACTTCGCCCAAGTCGCGTAGAAAGCCAGGTGGGGCACGACTTCATAGGTCGCGCCGACGCGGGGGCTGAACGCAGTCTGCAACTCACCGTTGGACTTGGCGCGATCCCATCGTCCACTGAGCGTGACGATCAGGCGATCGGTCAGAGTGACATGATCCTGAAGATACAAGCCGCGTTGATTGTTCCTGGTGTCTCCGGAATAGGGCGCGGGCGTCGGCACGAGCGGCGCGCCATAATCCGGCGTCAATATGTCGAGCGGGAAGTGCGAGGCGTCGAAATCGCCGTCGCCGTGATAGCGTTCGCGGTTCTGGCGATAGTCGATACCCCCCAATATGGTGTGGCGAATGGCGCCGATCGCGAATTTCCCCGTCGCGCGCGTATCGACAGCGAAATCCTTGTTAGTGGAGCTATAGGGGCCGTAATAATAGCGACCCAGCGTCCGACCCTGCTGGACGCCGTCCACGACATCATCGTCAAGGAAGCTGCCGGCGAACATCCAGCGATCCCAGTAGGCCGTGCGATGCGTATAGCGCAAAGTCTGGCTGATCCCGAAAGCATCGCTGAACCGGTGGTCGAACATCGCACTGATCGACTTGCGAGTCTGGTTGTAGACTGGCTTCTGGTCACCGCCATTGTTGATCGAGAAATCGATCGGCACCGGGCCAAAGGCGCTGGGCAACACCGTGCCCCAGGCACTCAAAGGGGAAAAGGGATTGTCGCGATCGCGCTGATAGACCCCCAGCAAGGTCAGGTTGGTATTGGGCGCTATCTGCCATTTGATCGAAGGAGAGGCATAGATGCGGTTCTGCCCCGAATTGCGAACGAATGAGCCAGCGTCGCGATACACGACATTTAGCCGCGCCAAGAGTGTGCCGTCATCGGTCAGCAGCGTATTGGCATCCAGAACGCCCTCGACCAGATCATAGGAACCGGTCGAAAGCGTCAGGTCCATGAAGGCGTCCGCCTGCGGCCGCTTGCTGACGAGATTTACGATGCCGCCCAGTGGCGCGGAACCAAAGAGGGCAGAGGCCGGCCCCTTGACGGCTTCCACCTGTTGCAGCCCGGACAACTCGTTGTTGCTGCCGACCCCGGCCTCGCTCAGAATGCCGTCGAGATAGATGCTGCCATAGGCCGCATCATAGCCGCGAATCGTGTAGGCGTCGAAAAAGCCGTAGGTGCTACTGCGCGATACGCCCGCGACGGTGCGCAGCGCATCCGCAAGGCGCGTGACGCCGCGCTCCTTGAGCGTATCGGCACTCACGACGGAAATGGCCTGTGGCGTTTCGATCAAGGGCACGTCCGACTTCGCAGCATTGGTCTCGCCCAAATGGATGCCTGTCACAACGATCTGATCCGACTCAACGTCATTCGCCGCCGGTTCTCCAGCGTGTGCGGCTAAGGGGGCCAAGCAGGCCAAGGTCATCCAGCTTGCCGACAGGTACCAATTCATCATCACTCTGCTCCCCAATTGCTGGCGAGCCCTTAGTGATATTAAGTTGCAATAGCAATATTGTATCTCTCATCGTCATGATGAGGCCGTGCGAGGGAAGCTGACGCCAGCGTCACGCTCTAGCTTCACAGCATAAATTGAAAAATCGGTGCGGGAACGTAGTATAAGGGTCGGCTGCTTGCCTAAGCTCGTCTCGATGCGTCCGGCGAGTGGACGTGCTCGCGCTGGATTCCAAGGCCGAGCAGCCATGCCGGGAGAGCCTGAAGCGCAGGTATTGCCTGAAGCAGTTGGATCAC encodes:
- a CDS encoding MFS transporter is translated as MRTVTALPLAASAGDATGGWDGCGIVAVLGAMALAVLDAAIANVALPTIGRSLAVTPAMAIRVVTAYQLGVVIMLLPAAALGESIGLRRVFTAGVVLFTGASLLCTFAPSLTWLVAARFLQGIGGAAIMALGIALLRFIVPPHQLGTAIGWNALVVALSSAAGPMIGAAIITVGSWPWLFVINLPTGALVLLATRTVPALEGTGRSLNLGSVVLNTATFALLMIGAEYAASRPIVTATMFAGALSTGAMLFGREGHSEAPLLPVDLLRMSSFRVSVIASILCFAGQTAALVALPFHLQHAFGLSPLMTALYLLPWPLTVTLAGPLAGRLANHASTAWLCFIGGLLLASGLGATAMVPGYYQPAAIGLCMMICGLGFGLFNVPNNRNMFMSAPIERSGAAGGMQGVARLTGQIAGALQMTFLFAFASLAVAPRIGLAIGALMTLASGATSILRLQPVE
- a CDS encoding TonB-dependent siderophore receptor; amino-acid sequence: MMNWYLSASWMTLACLAPLAAHAGEPAANDVESDQIVVTGIHLGETNAAKSDVPLIETPQAISVVSADTLKERGVTRLADALRTVAGVSRSSTYGFFDAYTIRGYDAAYGSIYLDGILSEAGVGSNNELSGLQQVEAVKGPASALFGSAPLGGIVNLVSKRPQADAFMDLTLSTGSYDLVEGVLDANTLLTDDGTLLARLNVVYRDAGSFVRNSGQNRIYASPSIKWQIAPNTNLTLLGVYQRDRDNPFSPLSAWGTVLPSAFGPVPIDFSINNGGDQKPVYNQTRKSISAMFDHRFSDAFGISQTLRYTHRTAYWDRWMFAGSFLDDDVVDGVQQGRTLGRYYYGPYSSTNKDFAVDTRATGKFAIGAIRHTILGGIDYRQNRERYHGDGDFDASHFPLDILTPDYGAPLVPTPAPYSGDTRNNQRGLYLQDHVTLTDRLIVTLSGRWDRAKSNGELQTAFSPRVGATYEVVPHLAFYATWAKSFTPQFGSQIVLATDTNGAPSVIGQAPPERGRNIEGGIKFAPDGGTLSGMISVYDLKRSNVLTSDPAFPNFSRVTGKQRSRGVEVEGRWHPAPGATINLAYAYIRAKVLDDETIPAGTELQNIPRHNVSLYGRYVVPSGPLANLGANLGFVYNSSRNGAVPDAVLYRLASYILVDAGLSYTIGDWSVQLNVNNLLGERYFPDSCCLDRITPGQPRNWRLSLSRHF